Proteins found in one Nitrospirota bacterium genomic segment:
- a CDS encoding cytochrome c3 family protein produces MATKWLSRFPLLIVLLSFFLLVISPTKTYTQQPPQTPKAQQDSAKQPQAIPLQILPKDNAGNVDWVKALRQGIIKPLESLDPKKPPTPVIDLDITFRVKGDLPDVIYPHYPHTQWLACNNCHPKIFIMQAGANKITMKKIEEGQFCGRCHGVVAFPLSNCTRCHSKPKR; encoded by the coding sequence ATGGCAACAAAATGGTTATCCCGATTTCCGCTCTTAATAGTCTTATTATCTTTTTTCTTATTGGTTATTTCACCGACAAAGACCTATACACAACAACCCCCCCAAACCCCCAAGGCACAACAGGACTCTGCCAAACAGCCTCAGGCAATTCCATTACAGATTTTGCCCAAGGATAATGCAGGAAATGTTGACTGGGTTAAGGCTTTACGGCAGGGTATCATAAAACCGCTTGAGTCATTAGACCCGAAAAAACCTCCTACGCCGGTAATTGACCTTGATATTACCTTCAGGGTAAAAGGTGACCTTCCTGATGTAATATACCCACATTATCCTCATACACAATGGCTGGCATGCAATAACTGTCACCCTAAGATATTTATAATGCAGGCCGGGGCAAACAAAATTACAATGAAAAAGATAGAAGAAGGTCAATTCTGCGGAAGATGTCACGGTGTAGTGGCATTCCCGCTTTCTAACTGCACAAGATGCCATTCGAAGCCTAAGAGATAA
- a CDS encoding 2'-deoxycytidine 5'-triphosphate deaminase has product MGWGVIDFKGNGTIPVQVLKQLVSEGVIKSGIPVIEKQYQPSSIDLRLGNKAYRVRSSFLPQRKNVDELLNELFMYEVDLDENGILDKKNVYIIPLMEELHLPCELNGKTNPKSTTGRLDVFTRVITDKGYRFDEIEHGYSGKLYLEVFPRSFTVKVKTGQSLNQLRLFCDRQQVEDAELKNLYNANVLLFGDDGVQIAPDSAIIRDGLYMRVDLKGHTSNGIIGFKAKRNSSIIDLSKVGEYLASDYWEPVHAPKEGFYILEPEEFYIFASKEKVRVPVEYAAEMIEFDAGSGELRTHYAGFFDSGFGYGYGEVQGTRSVLEVRPHDVPFRIEDGQVFFKIRYEKMSEKPNTTYGAGIGSNYYAQELALSKHFKNDFF; this is encoded by the coding sequence ATGGGGTGGGGTGTGATTGATTTTAAAGGTAATGGGACAATACCTGTACAGGTTCTGAAACAACTTGTAAGCGAAGGGGTTATTAAATCCGGCATACCGGTAATTGAAAAGCAGTATCAGCCGTCAAGCATTGATTTAAGGCTCGGCAATAAGGCATACAGGGTGAGGAGCAGTTTTCTTCCCCAGCGTAAGAATGTAGACGAACTCCTCAATGAGCTTTTTATGTACGAGGTGGATCTGGATGAAAATGGTATTCTCGACAAGAAGAATGTGTATATTATTCCTTTGATGGAAGAATTGCATCTGCCTTGTGAGCTAAACGGCAAGACAAATCCTAAAAGTACAACCGGCAGACTGGATGTATTTACAAGGGTTATTACTGACAAAGGGTACAGGTTTGATGAAATAGAACATGGGTATTCAGGAAAACTATACCTCGAAGTATTTCCGAGGTCCTTTACAGTAAAGGTTAAGACAGGACAGAGCCTTAATCAGTTGCGTTTATTTTGTGATCGTCAGCAGGTAGAAGATGCGGAATTAAAGAATTTATATAATGCAAATGTACTGTTGTTCGGCGATGATGGTGTGCAGATAGCCCCTGATTCTGCTATTATCAGGGATGGTTTATATATGAGGGTAGACCTTAAAGGACACACAAGTAACGGGATAATAGGATTTAAGGCTAAAAGGAACAGTTCCATTATTGATCTCAGTAAGGTTGGTGAGTATCTTGCATCAGATTATTGGGAGCCGGTACATGCACCAAAGGAAGGGTTTTACATATTAGAACCTGAAGAATTTTATATCTTTGCCTCAAAAGAAAAGGTACGTGTGCCTGTTGAGTATGCAGCAGAGATGATAGAATTTGACGCCGGTTCAGGTGAGTTGAGGACACATTATGCCGGTTTCTTTGACAGCGGATTCGGATACGGATATGGCGAGGTGCAGGGGACACGTTCTGTGCTTGAGGTAAGACCCCATGACGTACCTTTCAGGATCGAAGACGGGCAGGTGTTTTTTAAGATACGATACGAGAAGATGAGTGAGAAACCTAATACAACTTACGGCGCCGGCATCGGCTCCAACTATTATGCACAGGAGTTGGCGTTAAGTAAGCATTTTAAGAATGATTTCTTTTAG
- a CDS encoding SurA N-terminal domain-containing protein, with translation MLKIVRELAVDNPWVLKIIMGVIAITFVITMGWWGIKQPKENVVVIVNGHNIKVQDYRRAYNRTVEYYRDAFKDKFDADMLEKMNVKDKVVEDLVKRELWLDAANGLGLMVSDGELRDNIMKMTVFHKDGRFSSTLYERLLASNRMKAGDFEALQRSELLIEKMKRIVKDSVQVTDDEVNEAYPLSAAGKPSTSAKSPTVTERPAEEMSRLKKFMQFQKQEKAVMAYANAMRSAAKINVKKELL, from the coding sequence ATGTTAAAGATTGTACGTGAACTGGCAGTGGATAATCCTTGGGTGTTGAAGATAATCATGGGTGTTATTGCCATTACCTTTGTTATTACAATGGGATGGTGGGGTATTAAACAACCTAAGGAAAATGTAGTTGTAATAGTTAATGGGCATAACATTAAGGTGCAGGACTACAGAAGGGCATATAACAGGACAGTAGAGTATTACAGAGATGCATTTAAAGATAAGTTTGATGCAGACATGCTTGAAAAGATGAACGTTAAGGACAAGGTTGTGGAAGACCTCGTTAAAAGGGAGTTGTGGCTTGATGCTGCAAATGGACTTGGTCTGATGGTCAGTGATGGAGAACTGAGAGACAATATAATGAAGATGACTGTTTTCCACAAAGACGGAAGATTCAGCAGTACACTGTACGAGAGGCTACTTGCCTCCAACCGTATGAAGGCAGGGGACTTTGAAGCATTACAGCGCAGTGAACTTCTTATAGAAAAGATGAAAAGGATTGTAAAGGATTCAGTGCAGGTTACAGATGATGAGGTAAATGAAGCATACCCTCTTTCAGCCGCCGGTAAACCATCAACATCAGCCAAGTCCCCAACAGTTACAGAGCGGCCGGCGGAAGAGATGAGCAGACTAAAAAAATTCATGCAATTCCAGAAACAGGAAAAGGCCGTCATGGCTTATGCCAACGCCATGCGCTCCGCCGCAAAGATAAACGTGAAGAAAGAGTTGTTGTAA
- a CDS encoding STAS domain-containing protein, whose protein sequence is MKDQLTFSIRTIGSISILDLDGKIIGSWALLMKNEIKRLSGSGISSVILNFAEVSSIDSLGVMTITSSIEEGIPIKLINVNSSCLDILEQNHSIKIIPIVETEDETIDHTVAKIPLFSEKRMHERFPANIPVEILINNNKERGVLLNISEEGALVGYLDPLSIEARGIKLINIMMKLPFLGTLELEGIPLRFGRNSHMNTIGIRLYSKEKSRSFINQIDQLVPKGMINHKATYSRETPATNQDI, encoded by the coding sequence ATGAAAGACCAATTAACTTTTTCAATAAGAACCATAGGCAGTATATCAATTCTTGACTTAGACGGTAAAATCATCGGAAGCTGGGCACTCCTGATGAAAAATGAAATTAAACGCCTTAGCGGGTCAGGAATATCAAGTGTTATATTAAATTTTGCTGAGGTGTCATCCATAGATTCCCTTGGGGTTATGACAATAACCTCTTCAATAGAAGAAGGTATTCCAATTAAATTAATTAATGTAAATTCCTCATGTTTAGATATTTTGGAACAAAACCACTCTATTAAAATCATCCCCATAGTTGAAACTGAAGATGAGACAATTGACCACACTGTAGCTAAAATTCCATTATTCAGCGAAAAAAGGATGCATGAAAGGTTTCCTGCCAATATCCCTGTTGAAATACTTATCAACAACAACAAAGAACGCGGGGTTCTTTTAAACATAAGCGAAGAGGGTGCCCTTGTCGGCTATTTAGACCCCCTCAGTATTGAAGCTCGTGGAATAAAATTGATTAATATTATGATGAAGCTACCTTTTTTAGGGACGCTGGAACTGGAAGGAATCCCATTAAGATTCGGCAGAAACAGTCACATGAACACAATCGGCATACGGCTATACTCAAAAGAAAAAAGCCGGAGTTTTATAAATCAGATAGACCAGTTAGTTCCGAAAGGCATGATAAATCATAAAGCTACATATTCAAGAGAAACACCGGCAACAAATCAGGATATTTAA
- a CDS encoding KamA family radical SAM protein yields the protein MEQWQNILKKSLIRAEQVSEEFDLDKGKMETVTSEYPVRINPYFKSLIREKDDPIYKQVVPDELEVHDDTGIVDPLNEEGDSPVPSVVHRYEDRALLMVTHQCPVYCRFCTRKRFVGKEPISRDMVRRGIDYIREHQEIKDVILSGGDPLLLKDKELEEILKSLKEIQHLDVIRIGTRTPGALPQRITQKLCRMLKKYHPLYMNINFIHPREITDEVAIACGRLADAGIPMGSQTVLLKGINDDPKTIKELMQKLLAIRVKPYYLYQCDLTKGTEHLRTSVECGLNIMKELQGRISGMAIPKFVIDLPGGGGKVPILPRDFVLEINDEEVILKNFEDKVFRYPQAGCFTADCYGVGCD from the coding sequence ATGGAACAGTGGCAGAACATTCTTAAAAAAAGCCTTATCAGGGCTGAACAGGTTTCTGAAGAGTTTGACCTTGACAAAGGGAAGATGGAAACAGTGACTTCAGAATATCCTGTGAGGATTAATCCTTATTTCAAATCCTTGATAAGAGAAAAAGACGACCCTATTTACAAACAGGTTGTGCCTGATGAGCTGGAAGTACATGATGATACAGGGATAGTTGACCCGCTTAATGAAGAAGGGGACAGCCCTGTGCCGTCAGTCGTCCATCGTTATGAAGACAGGGCACTGCTTATGGTTACACACCAATGTCCTGTTTATTGCAGATTCTGCACAAGGAAGAGATTTGTTGGGAAGGAACCAATATCAAGAGACATGGTTCGGAGAGGGATTGATTATATAAGGGAACATCAGGAGATAAAGGATGTGATTCTTTCAGGAGGGGACCCGTTACTGCTTAAAGATAAAGAGCTTGAGGAGATATTGAAAAGCCTGAAAGAGATACAGCATCTTGATGTAATCAGGATAGGTACAAGGACACCGGGCGCACTGCCTCAGCGTATTACACAAAAACTCTGCAGGATGCTGAAGAAATATCATCCATTATACATGAATATCAATTTCATACATCCGCGTGAGATAACAGATGAGGTAGCAATAGCCTGCGGCAGACTGGCTGATGCCGGAATCCCGATGGGTAGCCAGACAGTTCTTCTCAAGGGAATAAATGATGACCCAAAGACCATAAAAGAACTCATGCAAAAACTACTTGCAATCAGGGTCAAGCCGTATTATCTTTATCAGTGCGATTTGACAAAGGGTACGGAGCATTTGCGGACATCTGTTGAGTGTGGTTTGAATATTATGAAAGAATTGCAGGGGAGAATATCCGGAATGGCAATACCTAAGTTTGTGATTGACCTTCCTGGCGGCGGCGGGAAAGTCCCTATACTGCCGCGTGATTTTGTTCTGGAAATAAATGATGAAGAAGTGATTCTGAAAAATTTTGAAGACAAGGTATTTCGTTATCCGCAGGCAGGTTGTTTTACTGCCGATTGTTATGGGGTGGGGTGTGATTGA
- a CDS encoding GAF domain-containing protein → MTPPVRTEKTNTEALGLEILSEISRIAHSTLDLKERLNIIVNKTSEKMVTDCCYISLLDREEKHLILKAARGLNPRSVDKVMLHVGEGINGWVAREKMPVALRDAYLDPRYKYIPSTGEEKFKSFLAVPIIVQERCIGVLTVQTIEPKDYSEDDVTLLTTIAREVGGIIRNAQLYEGINSRLLELTALYEVGQALTSTLDLETLLNLIIKNSVGVTKSKGGVLRLLDPETGRLVVKAYCMPEEDAAKLTDLDKGEGIAGKILETGNPVLISDIVSEPDVIGISRIAMGCVMGVPLKVKDNIIGTITLYDKINETGEETTTFTDEDLQLLSTLASQASMAIENAKLYQQTLKSAREMETLFSLSKGLTSILDLHFVLDSILRMTCDLLGGSFGILTLFDEKTQELVAKSVYGANPAISLNLRFKLGEGTTGWIGEHKEGLMLDTMDETDKKIAIIPIRNLIGAPLIVKDRLIGTIEIANKISAAQFYSSDMMFLSTFAGQASIAIENADLYERATTLADENLKRATELSILHEISSTLATTLDKDRLLHIILTGVTIGGGLGFNRAILFLLNEKENVLKGVLGVGPDSEEDAHRMWSMAPATGSLRERILSDNDMMIHKDSNINKLATSLIVPINGGTSVLARTVLDKHGYIIQDAMNDTRTLPSLRDTIKTESFATAPLIAKGNVIGVVFVDNYFTKKPITEEDMRFLTMFTNQAGLAIENAMIYSNLDETNKSLREAQERLIQQERMAALGEMATSIAHEIRNPLVSIGGFARRLKDKPDMDGQSKKYSEIIYSEVNRLERILHEILAFAREAPPAFISTDINRVIEDALVLCKENLSSKNIHISLELYRDPPLISADPQQLKQVFINLFANAEQAMEGRGGTLSVTTHLSDRLPLDILIEISNSGPGIPQEIMANIFNPFFTTKSSGTGLGLAIVHRIIKSHNGGISVKNRPDEGVSFLIRLPVEIR, encoded by the coding sequence ATGACCCCACCTGTCAGGACAGAGAAGACCAATACTGAGGCACTGGGCCTTGAGATTTTAAGCGAGATAAGCAGGATTGCCCATTCTACGCTTGACCTAAAAGAGCGGCTTAACATAATAGTGAATAAGACCTCTGAGAAAATGGTTACTGATTGCTGTTATATATCGCTGCTTGACAGGGAAGAGAAACACCTTATCCTGAAGGCTGCAAGGGGCTTGAATCCCCGCTCTGTTGACAAGGTTATGCTGCATGTCGGTGAGGGCATAAACGGCTGGGTTGCACGGGAAAAGATGCCTGTTGCCCTAAGGGATGCTTATCTTGACCCGCGTTATAAATACATACCGTCAACCGGTGAGGAGAAGTTTAAATCTTTTCTGGCAGTTCCAATCATTGTTCAGGAACGTTGTATCGGTGTGCTTACTGTTCAGACAATTGAACCAAAAGATTACAGTGAAGATGATGTAACGCTGCTTACGACGATTGCCCGTGAGGTTGGGGGGATTATAAGAAATGCCCAATTATATGAGGGCATTAACAGCCGTCTCCTTGAATTGACTGCCTTGTATGAAGTTGGGCAGGCGCTGACATCTACCCTTGACCTTGAGACACTGCTTAACCTGATAATAAAAAACAGTGTGGGTGTAACGAAGTCAAAGGGCGGGGTTCTCAGACTACTTGACCCGGAGACCGGCAGGCTTGTTGTTAAGGCATATTGTATGCCGGAAGAAGACGCTGCAAAACTTACAGACCTCGATAAAGGTGAGGGGATAGCAGGGAAGATTTTAGAAACCGGGAACCCTGTATTGATTTCAGATATTGTTTCCGAACCGGATGTTATTGGGATAAGCAGGATAGCCATGGGTTGTGTAATGGGTGTACCGCTAAAAGTGAAGGATAATATTATCGGGACAATTACACTATATGACAAGATTAATGAAACCGGTGAAGAGACTACTACATTTACCGATGAAGACCTTCAGCTTCTGTCAACACTTGCGAGCCAGGCATCTATGGCCATTGAGAATGCGAAGCTCTACCAGCAGACCTTAAAAAGTGCAAGGGAGATGGAAACCCTCTTTTCCCTTTCCAAGGGCCTGACATCCATTCTTGACCTCCATTTTGTCCTTGATTCAATCCTCAGGATGACATGCGACCTCCTCGGCGGCAGTTTCGGGATACTTACATTATTTGATGAAAAGACACAGGAACTCGTTGCCAAGTCTGTTTATGGTGCCAACCCTGCCATATCACTTAATCTCAGGTTTAAGCTCGGTGAAGGTACCACAGGCTGGATAGGCGAGCACAAAGAGGGCCTTATGCTTGATACAATGGATGAGACCGATAAAAAGATCGCAATCATTCCTATAAGAAATCTAATCGGCGCCCCTCTGATAGTAAAAGACCGGCTGATAGGAACTATAGAAATAGCAAACAAGATCTCTGCTGCTCAATTTTATTCATCAGACATGATGTTTCTTTCAACCTTTGCAGGCCAGGCATCTATTGCAATCGAGAATGCAGACCTTTATGAAAGGGCTACAACGCTTGCGGATGAGAATCTTAAAAGGGCTACTGAACTATCAATCCTGCATGAGATTAGCAGTACCCTTGCCACTACACTCGACAAAGACAGGCTGCTTCATATAATACTTACCGGTGTAACAATCGGAGGGGGGTTGGGATTTAACAGGGCGATACTTTTCTTACTGAATGAAAAGGAGAATGTGCTGAAAGGTGTTCTTGGGGTCGGCCCTGATAGTGAAGAAGATGCCCACCGTATGTGGAGCATGGCGCCTGCTACCGGAAGTCTGAGGGAGCGGATATTGAGTGACAATGACATGATGATCCACAAGGACTCAAATATAAATAAACTGGCAACAAGCCTTATAGTACCTATAAACGGCGGTACGAGTGTTTTGGCCAGAACTGTTCTTGATAAACATGGATATATAATACAAGATGCCATGAACGATACCCGGACATTGCCGTCACTTAGGGATACGATTAAGACAGAGAGCTTTGCAACTGCCCCTTTGATAGCTAAGGGAAATGTTATAGGAGTGGTTTTTGTTGACAACTATTTTACAAAGAAACCTATCACAGAAGAAGATATGCGGTTTCTGACCATGTTTACCAATCAGGCAGGCCTTGCCATTGAAAATGCTATGATCTATTCAAATCTGGATGAGACCAATAAAAGTCTGCGTGAGGCACAGGAAAGACTTATACAGCAAGAGAGGATGGCAGCGCTCGGAGAGATGGCAACCAGTATAGCCCATGAAATACGAAACCCGCTCGTGTCAATTGGAGGATTTGCAAGGAGGCTGAAAGACAAGCCGGACATGGATGGCCAGTCAAAAAAGTACTCTGAGATTATCTATTCTGAAGTTAATCGTCTGGAGAGGATTCTCCATGAGATATTAGCCTTTGCAAGAGAGGCGCCGCCTGCATTTATTTCTACAGATATAAACAGGGTCATTGAAGATGCACTGGTGCTTTGTAAAGAGAACTTGTCTTCAAAAAATATTCATATCAGTTTAGAACTATACAGGGACCCCCCGCTAATTTCAGCAGACCCTCAGCAGTTAAAACAGGTTTTCATCAATCTGTTTGCAAATGCTGAACAGGCTATGGAGGGGAGGGGTGGTACTCTTTCAGTAACTACTCATCTATCTGACCGGTTGCCCTTAGATATTCTTATAGAAATCAGTAACAGTGGTCCGGGAATCCCACAGGAGATAATGGCAAATATATTTAATCCTTTTTTTACTACGAAATCTTCAGGAACAGGTCTCGGACTTGCCATTGTACACAGAATAATAAAAAGTCATAACGGCGGCATAAGTGTTAAGAACCGGCCTGATGAGGGTGTCTCATTTCTGATAAGATTACCGGTTGAAATAAGATAA
- a CDS encoding cupredoxin domain-containing protein: MYRFKWVLIICIIFAGFFSVQHVYAEDSEKKPVVYEVHIPKAADKFDPALLKIKVGETVKWINEDERSHPIASIPGKGTNDKELFTTPIPPGKSWSHEFTKAGEYPYFCYIHYVMMGAVIVEEQGQAK; encoded by the coding sequence ATGTATAGGTTTAAATGGGTATTAATTATCTGCATAATATTTGCCGGTTTTTTTTCAGTACAACATGTATATGCTGAGGATAGTGAAAAAAAACCGGTTGTATATGAAGTACACATTCCAAAAGCAGCAGATAAATTTGACCCCGCCTTGCTCAAAATAAAGGTGGGTGAGACTGTTAAATGGATTAATGAAGATGAACGGTCGCACCCGATAGCCAGCATTCCTGGAAAAGGGACAAATGATAAAGAATTATTTACAACACCTATCCCGCCAGGAAAATCATGGAGTCATGAGTTTACTAAAGCGGGTGAATATCCTTATTTCTGTTATATTCACTACGTTATGATGGGGGCTGTAATTGTTGAAGAGCAGGGACAAGCGAAATAG
- the ppc gene encoding phosphoenolpyruvate carboxylase — translation MNRPFDDSRLQADIQYLEEALDEVILNQEGEGLLRLVEEFRSACKKIKYQYDPLIETRLLHKAEHLDLSISSKLIQAFALYFYLLNTAEENFGMQERRDIQRHDGIVKGSFDECLFRLRENGIDIKTLISLIEKLSIEPVMTAHPTEAKRLTILKKYRKIYLTIFKKENPIWTPEEKALLREDIINEIQKLWQTGDIFLERPTVEEEVSNGLYYFRETFYDAIPTIYRLLKMHLIRFYPDANAETLSIPAILRFGSWIGGDRDGNPNVTPGLTKWTLSTQKDCILSLYIQSIQELIGNLSQSTTKTNVSEELLSSLEKDARDMPETGRKIFNRNPYEPYRQKLSFMKIRIEETRQASDGQKPYHNPTELLNDLQIIRRSLTLNKGARTAEIDISGMINRVEVFGFHLAKLDIREESSRHLITINEIFERLSLYRNFMTLSEDEKILILAEEIKNPRPLIFPILEDMELSAESRNTFETFRVIRWARENISPEAVGSYIISMTHNISDILAVLLLAKEAGLYRVMTETSMRTPHPHLNPLPEGEEISQGIDIVPLFETIDDLQRSCEIIDGLFSLPVYKQYLSYRDNTQEIMLGYSDSSKDGGIITSSWELYKVQNRLWNTAQSHGIKLRLFHGRGGTVGRGGGPTHKAILAQPPGTVRGNIKITEQGEVISSKYANQGTALHNLELMIAGVVEASAPEYRSELLSLEKIYSPVFDELSDISYRTYRELIDDPDFYTYFTYAAPVNEIGLAKIGSRPARRRGTEKIDDLRAIPWIFSWTQNRHLFVAWYPIGSALKSFIDQSPEINTNILKEMYRKWPFFENLLDNIQMTMAKTDMNISHLYSTLVTDNNVREKIFGILKKEFDLSTEMILLITGQKKLLDNDPVLQRSISLRNPFIDPINYLQVNLLKQLREEGHTEEKRQELSDSVLLTISCIAAGMRNTG, via the coding sequence ATGAATCGTCCTTTTGATGACAGCCGGCTGCAGGCGGATATACAGTATCTTGAGGAGGCGCTTGATGAGGTTATTCTCAATCAGGAAGGGGAGGGTCTTCTCAGGTTAGTTGAGGAGTTCAGGAGTGCATGTAAGAAGATTAAATATCAGTATGACCCTTTGATAGAGACACGCCTCCTTCATAAGGCAGAACACCTTGACCTATCAATATCATCAAAGCTGATTCAGGCATTTGCACTCTACTTCTACCTCCTTAATACTGCTGAAGAAAACTTCGGTATGCAGGAGCGGAGGGATATTCAGAGGCATGATGGTATTGTGAAGGGTTCTTTTGATGAATGTCTTTTTAGGCTAAGGGAAAACGGTATAGATATTAAGACCCTGATCAGCCTTATAGAAAAACTTTCCATTGAACCTGTAATGACCGCCCACCCTACAGAGGCAAAGCGGCTTACCATACTCAAGAAATACAGGAAGATATACCTCACTATATTCAAGAAAGAAAACCCTATCTGGACACCCGAAGAAAAAGCACTCCTGAGAGAGGACATAATAAATGAGATCCAGAAGTTATGGCAGACAGGTGACATATTCCTTGAAAGGCCTACTGTAGAGGAAGAGGTGTCAAACGGTCTCTATTATTTCCGTGAGACATTCTACGATGCTATCCCAACAATATACCGTTTACTGAAAATGCATTTAATCAGGTTTTACCCTGATGCAAATGCAGAGACACTTTCGATACCGGCAATACTTAGATTCGGTTCATGGATTGGCGGAGACAGAGACGGTAATCCAAATGTCACACCAGGACTAACAAAATGGACACTCTCCACACAAAAAGACTGCATACTCTCTTTGTATATACAGTCAATTCAGGAACTCATCGGAAACCTGAGTCAGTCAACAACAAAAACCAATGTTTCGGAAGAATTATTATCCTCCCTTGAAAAAGACGCGAGGGACATGCCTGAGACAGGCCGGAAGATATTCAACAGAAACCCTTATGAACCATACAGACAGAAGCTGTCTTTTATGAAGATACGGATAGAAGAAACAAGGCAGGCTTCGGATGGGCAAAAGCCGTATCACAACCCGACAGAATTATTAAATGATCTCCAGATTATACGCAGGAGCCTCACCTTAAATAAGGGGGCAAGGACTGCAGAAATTGATATTTCAGGAATGATTAACAGGGTCGAGGTCTTCGGCTTTCACCTTGCAAAACTGGATATCAGGGAAGAATCTTCCAGACATCTAATTACAATAAATGAAATATTTGAGCGGCTCTCCTTATACCGTAATTTCATGACGCTATCTGAAGATGAAAAAATTCTTATATTAGCGGAGGAGATTAAAAATCCGCGGCCGCTGATATTCCCTATATTAGAAGACATGGAACTATCAGCAGAATCCAGAAATACCTTTGAAACCTTCAGGGTTATCAGGTGGGCAAGGGAAAACATAAGCCCAGAGGCAGTAGGCAGTTATATTATAAGCATGACACATAATATAAGCGATATCCTCGCCGTACTGCTGCTTGCGAAAGAGGCGGGGCTTTACAGAGTTATGACTGAAACGTCCATGAGGACACCCCACCCTCACCTTAATCCTCTCCCTGAGGGAGAGGAAATTTCCCAAGGCATTGACATAGTCCCCCTCTTTGAAACCATAGATGATTTACAGCGATCTTGTGAAATTATTGACGGGCTGTTTTCCCTTCCTGTTTACAAACAATATCTGAGTTATAGAGATAATACCCAGGAGATTATGCTTGGCTATTCAGATAGTAGTAAAGACGGCGGAATTATTACGTCAAGCTGGGAACTGTATAAGGTACAGAACAGGTTGTGGAATACTGCACAGTCACATGGTATAAAGCTAAGATTATTTCACGGACGTGGAGGGACTGTCGGACGCGGGGGAGGACCGACACACAAGGCAATCCTTGCCCAGCCGCCCGGAACTGTACGAGGAAACATAAAGATTACAGAACAGGGAGAGGTTATCTCCTCCAAATATGCTAATCAAGGTACGGCTTTACATAACCTTGAACTAATGATTGCCGGTGTTGTTGAGGCTAGTGCCCCTGAATACCGTTCAGAACTGCTATCCCTCGAAAAAATTTATTCACCTGTATTTGATGAGCTGTCTGACATATCATACAGAACATACAGAGAACTTATTGATGACCCTGATTTTTATACATACTTCACTTATGCCGCACCTGTCAATGAGATAGGACTTGCAAAGATAGGTTCAAGACCTGCAAGGAGGCGGGGAACAGAAAAGATAGATGACCTGAGGGCTATACCCTGGATATTCAGTTGGACACAGAACAGGCACCTTTTTGTTGCCTGGTATCCGATTGGATCTGCATTAAAAAGTTTCATTGACCAATCCCCTGAAATCAACACAAATATCTTAAAGGAGATGTACCGTAAGTGGCCGTTCTTTGAGAATCTGCTTGATAACATTCAGATGACAATGGCAAAGACAGATATGAACATCTCGCATCTATATTCTACCCTTGTAACTGATAATAATGTAAGAGAAAAAATATTCGGTATATTAAAGAAAGAATTTGACCTTTCAACGGAGATGATCCTTCTTATAACCGGTCAAAAGAAATTGCTTGACAATGATCCTGTACTGCAACGCTCAATAAGTCTCCGCAATCCCTTTATTGATCCTATAAACTACCTTCAGGTAAACCTGCTTAAACAGCTCAGAGAAGAAGGGCATACAGAAGAAAAACGGCAAGAACTCTCCGATTCCGTACTACTCACTATAAGCTGTATAGCGGCAGGGATGAGGAATACGGGTTGA